Proteins from a genomic interval of Hornefia porci:
- the recA gene encoding recombinase RecA, with translation MAKATEKDSREKALNDALSRIQKQFGQGAVMKLGDASAHMNIETISTGSLSLDMATGVGGVPRGRVIEIYGPESSGKTTLTLHIVAEAQKAGGKAAFIDAEHALDPVYAKNLGVQIDDLLVSQPDTGEQALEICDMLASSGAIDVIVIDSVAALVPKAEIQGEMGDSHVGLQARLMSQALRKLTGTVNRTNTCVIFINQLREKVGVMFGNPEVTTGGRALKFYSSMRMDVRRIETIKQGDQMLGNRTRVKIVKNKVAPPFKKAEFDIMYGRGISLSGDVLDCAVNEGIVKKAGSWFSYNGDRIGQGRENVKNYLEANPEILEEIRRKVMDTLDAGEEKTADAPDTPAVPEDIIVDEDGVIIE, from the coding sequence ATGGCAAAAGCAACAGAAAAGGATTCGCGGGAGAAGGCGCTGAATGATGCACTGTCCCGTATTCAGAAGCAGTTCGGGCAGGGCGCGGTCATGAAATTGGGAGACGCAAGCGCGCATATGAATATAGAGACGATTTCCACCGGTTCTCTGAGTCTTGATATGGCGACGGGAGTGGGCGGCGTACCGAGAGGAAGAGTCATCGAGATTTACGGACCGGAATCCTCCGGCAAAACCACGCTGACGCTTCACATCGTGGCGGAAGCGCAGAAGGCCGGCGGTAAAGCCGCGTTTATCGATGCAGAGCACGCGCTGGATCCGGTTTACGCGAAGAATCTCGGGGTGCAGATTGACGACCTTCTGGTTTCACAGCCGGATACCGGAGAGCAGGCTCTTGAGATCTGCGATATGCTGGCCAGCAGCGGCGCTATCGATGTAATCGTCATCGACTCTGTCGCAGCCCTGGTTCCGAAGGCGGAGATCCAGGGGGAGATGGGCGACTCCCACGTCGGTCTGCAGGCGAGACTGATGTCGCAGGCCCTCCGCAAGCTGACGGGAACTGTGAACAGAACCAACACCTGCGTCATCTTCATCAATCAGCTCCGTGAGAAGGTCGGCGTCATGTTCGGCAATCCGGAGGTTACAACCGGAGGACGCGCGCTGAAATTCTACTCTTCCATGCGCATGGACGTAAGACGGATAGAGACCATCAAGCAGGGCGATCAGATGCTCGGCAATCGCACCCGCGTTAAAATCGTAAAGAATAAGGTTGCTCCGCCTTTTAAAAAGGCGGAATTCGACATCATGTACGGCAGGGGTATTTCGCTGTCCGGCGATGTGCTCGACTGTGCTGTCAACGAAGGAATCGTGAAAAAGGCGGGTTCCTGGTTCAGCTATAACGGCGACCGCATCGGACAGGGACGTGAAAACGTAAAGAACTATCTGGAGGCCAATCCGGAAATTCTGGAGGAGATCCGCCGGAAGGTCATGGACACTCTTGACGCCGGAGAGGAGAAGACCGCAGATGCACCCGATACGCCCGCGGTCCCGGAAGACATCATCGTCGATGAGGACGGCGTAATCATCGAATAG
- a CDS encoding CinA family protein — MSGRRTEAEEVFFSEGLFSTSERLLIRSAGRELVERQITISCCESCTGGLFAAALTGVPGISRVFDRGLVTYTERAKIEELGVKKETLEAHTVYSAEVAREMAEGLYRKTGSDICVSVTGIAGPDGALPGKPVGTVYIGCCHCGKIRIEKLETGSRSRSRNRHDAVLAMLRLVMNTLKEE, encoded by the coding sequence ATGAGCGGCAGAAGAACTGAGGCGGAGGAAGTTTTTTTCAGCGAAGGACTCTTCAGCACATCAGAACGTCTGCTGATCCGGTCGGCCGGAAGAGAGCTCGTGGAAAGGCAGATTACAATCTCCTGCTGTGAATCCTGTACCGGCGGGCTGTTCGCGGCAGCGCTGACCGGCGTTCCCGGAATCTCACGCGTGTTTGACAGAGGACTGGTCACCTATACGGAGCGCGCCAAGATAGAGGAACTCGGCGTCAAGAAGGAAACGCTGGAGGCTCATACGGTTTACAGTGCGGAGGTCGCCCGGGAGATGGCGGAAGGCCTGTACAGGAAGACGGGGAGCGATATCTGCGTTTCCGTAACCGGGATCGCCGGACCGGACGGGGCACTCCCCGGAAAGCCGGTGGGGACAGTTTATATCGGCTGCTGCCATTGCGGAAAGATCCGGATTGAGAAACTGGAGACAGGCAGCCGGAGCCGGAGCCGGAATCGCCACGATGCGGTTCTCGCTATGCTCCGTCTGGTCATGAACACTCTGAAAGAAGAATAA
- the pgsA gene encoding CDP-diacylglycerol--glycerol-3-phosphate 3-phosphatidyltransferase: MNLPNKLTVCRMVAVPFFIAAYLTGYFVVALIIFIAASFTDMLDGKIARKYNLVSNFGKIMDPLADKILVYSAFCLMIGDGTIPAWMLIVILAREFVVSGVRTVAASDGIVIAAAMSGKAKTVLQMIAVPLLLLMLALKGNAGGAEQIIYYLAYGFLWASLIMTVYSGIEYIVKNSNVFKEESRS, from the coding sequence ATGAATTTACCGAACAAACTGACGGTCTGCCGTATGGTCGCGGTACCGTTTTTCATCGCCGCGTATCTGACCGGATACTTTGTTGTCGCGCTGATCATCTTTATTGCGGCGTCATTCACGGATATGCTTGACGGAAAAATCGCCAGGAAATACAATCTGGTTTCCAATTTCGGAAAAATCATGGATCCTCTGGCAGACAAAATTCTGGTGTACTCCGCGTTTTGCCTGATGATCGGCGACGGAACGATTCCTGCCTGGATGCTGATCGTCATCCTCGCCCGCGAATTTGTTGTCAGCGGCGTCCGTACTGTTGCGGCGTCCGATGGAATCGTCATCGCGGCGGCCATGAGCGGCAAAGCCAAGACAGTGCTCCAGATGATCGCAGTCCCTCTGCTGCTGCTCATGCTGGCGCTGAAAGGAAACGCCGGCGGCGCGGAACAGATTATTTACTATCTGGCATACGGATTCCTCTGGGCGTCGCTGATCATGACTGTCTACTCAGGAATCGAATATATCGTCAAAAACAGCAATGTGTTTAAGGAAGAAAGCAGATCATGA
- the rimO gene encoding 30S ribosomal protein S12 methylthiotransferase RimO, translating into MKVYFDTLGCPKNFNDSEMAMGILEEKGYEIADTPEDADVFIVNTCGFIDDAKKESISEIFRMAEQKGKDRRLIVSGCLVQRYPQELFDELPEVDGFLGVNDYDRLPQLLDQLTKPGAERFVVSNPCDLTAIEQEHRRLPENPYTAYLKIAEGCDNACAYCVIPRIRGPYRSRKPEAVMEEARRLAEAGCRELILIAQDLTYYGTDFRGKPALAELLRSLCRIDGIQWIRLMYCYEDRITDELIQAIAEEDKICNYIDIPIQHASDRILSRMNRHSTEASLRGTIDRLRNAIPDIHIRTTLIVGFPGETDEDFDILYRFAEDERFARLGVFPYSREDGTAAAEMPDQVPEEIKQQRLDSIMMRQMEISLENNRSRLGQVLEVMVDETDADGSCIGRTRYDAPDIDNSVIFTPLREHRPGDIVNVEILEAFDYDLEGREV; encoded by the coding sequence ATGAAAGTATATTTTGACACCCTGGGATGTCCCAAGAATTTCAATGATTCTGAGATGGCTATGGGGATCCTGGAAGAAAAAGGTTATGAAATCGCGGACACACCGGAGGATGCGGACGTATTTATCGTGAACACCTGCGGATTTATCGACGATGCGAAAAAGGAATCCATCAGTGAGATTTTCCGTATGGCGGAGCAGAAGGGGAAGGACAGGAGACTGATCGTTTCAGGCTGCCTTGTACAGCGGTATCCGCAGGAGCTTTTTGACGAGCTTCCTGAGGTGGACGGATTTTTGGGCGTTAACGACTACGATCGTCTCCCGCAGCTTCTGGATCAGTTGACAAAACCGGGGGCAGAGCGTTTTGTCGTCAGCAATCCCTGCGACCTGACCGCCATCGAACAGGAGCACCGGCGTCTGCCGGAAAATCCGTATACCGCCTACCTGAAAATTGCAGAGGGCTGCGACAATGCATGCGCCTACTGTGTGATTCCCAGGATTCGCGGTCCCTACAGAAGCAGGAAGCCGGAAGCGGTGATGGAAGAAGCCCGGCGGCTCGCGGAGGCAGGATGCCGGGAGCTGATTCTGATCGCTCAGGATCTGACTTATTACGGAACGGATTTCCGGGGAAAACCTGCTCTCGCAGAGCTTCTCCGCAGTCTGTGCCGCATCGACGGGATTCAATGGATCCGTCTGATGTACTGCTATGAGGACAGGATCACAGATGAACTGATTCAGGCCATTGCGGAGGAAGACAAAATCTGCAACTATATCGACATTCCGATCCAGCATGCCAGTGACCGGATCCTCAGCCGCATGAACCGGCACTCGACGGAGGCTTCGCTGCGCGGAACTATAGATCGGCTGCGTAATGCGATTCCGGATATTCATATCCGCACGACACTGATCGTCGGATTTCCGGGAGAGACCGATGAAGATTTTGACATTCTGTACCGTTTTGCAGAGGATGAACGGTTCGCCAGGCTCGGCGTCTTCCCTTATTCCAGAGAGGATGGGACCGCTGCAGCGGAAATGCCTGATCAGGTTCCGGAGGAAATCAAACAGCAGCGGCTTGACAGCATCATGATGCGCCAGATGGAAATTTCGCTGGAAAACAACCGGAGCAGGCTCGGACAGGTTCTGGAGGTGATGGTGGATGAGACTGACGCGGACGGCTCCTGTATCGGACGGACACGCTATGACGCCCCGGATATCGATAATTCGGTGATTTTTACACCTCTGAGGGAGCACCGTCCGGGAGACATCGTTAATGTGGAGATTTTAGAGGCCTTTGATTATGATCTGGAAGGCCGGGAGGTTTAG
- a CDS encoding FtsK/SpoIIIE family DNA translocase: MANVKNKSRKKTKSSPEGKRGASSSGGSKRSDSSRSTGGRRKKREDTPEEAAARNDIRGMQEERRRSRLIDDIIWGIVYIAVGAFIFIAVQFQAAGQFGNALGDGLKGIFGLIGLILPWYLILIGFLLVLHKASHFSGKSLLACIVMLLMFCLLNSGRFIDAEHAAITLRRFFNDGVSLSGGGVFGMTAGTLLVRWIGKAGLYIFSFVVALISFLFLINTPLSDALESARDRREERQLMREQSHLSEAEPQSSAQTGRAGAGQNVRNASGAGSGAADPAGDIRIVTPYEDAAGGRTKPFAGRRHAGSNVVDFIKKGDPFGRDSDARDAADSAEIERGLEEVHTPRDGYGLDGEIHDSQESGLNTENYEGRKASASEIARGAAEIGEGLGLRDGAAALTKSVDKSLTKKYRKPPIDLLDKPQTPDRRGLNDDLKNKARLLEETMQNFNVDARVVQVTQGPAITRYEIQPNVGVKVSKIVNLADDIALNLRAKSIRIEAPIPGKAVVGIEVENDKINMVRLREIIDSREFRNAKSRIEFAVGKDIAGKPIVADLKSMPHLLIAGSTGSGKSVCINSIITSILYKANPDEVKMVLIDPKVVELGNYNGIPHLLIPVVTDPSKAAAALSWAVVEMTNRYKMFAESNVRDLGSYNRKMKADGNADMVMPQVVIIIDELADLMMAAPSQVEESICRLAQMARAAGMHLIVATQRPSVDIITGVIKANIPSRIAFAVSSQADSRTILDRGGAEHLVGKGDMLFNPLGVGSAVRIQGTFVSDEEVQRVIDFVKAQSGEADYSDEVMDTIENGNTTLPDKNDDADELLPDAIECVVMQGQASVSMLQRRYRIGYNRAARIVDEMEARGIVGPQDGSRPRQVLMSEEELAELKEKTQGINP; this comes from the coding sequence TTGGCGAACGTAAAGAACAAAAGCAGAAAAAAAACAAAGAGCAGCCCGGAAGGAAAGCGCGGCGCATCCTCATCCGGCGGGTCAAAGCGTTCTGACAGCTCCCGGAGCACGGGAGGCCGTCGGAAAAAGCGGGAAGACACGCCTGAGGAGGCCGCCGCGAGAAACGACATCCGGGGAATGCAGGAGGAGCGCAGACGCAGCCGGCTGATCGATGACATCATATGGGGCATCGTCTATATCGCCGTCGGCGCTTTTATTTTCATTGCCGTGCAGTTTCAGGCCGCCGGACAGTTCGGAAACGCTCTGGGCGACGGACTGAAGGGAATTTTCGGTTTAATCGGCCTGATCCTGCCCTGGTATCTGATTTTAATCGGCTTCCTCCTGGTCCTTCATAAGGCCAGCCATTTCTCAGGGAAATCGCTTCTGGCCTGTATTGTGATGCTTCTGATGTTCTGCCTCCTGAATTCCGGAAGATTCATCGATGCGGAGCATGCCGCGATTACCCTTCGCCGGTTCTTTAACGACGGCGTCAGCCTGAGCGGGGGCGGAGTCTTCGGCATGACCGCGGGCACACTTCTGGTCCGGTGGATCGGCAAGGCGGGGCTCTATATTTTTTCCTTTGTTGTCGCGCTGATCAGTTTCCTGTTCCTGATCAATACGCCGCTCTCCGATGCGCTGGAATCGGCCAGAGACAGACGTGAGGAGCGTCAGCTTATGCGGGAGCAGTCACATCTGTCCGAAGCTGAGCCGCAGTCCTCCGCACAGACGGGTCGGGCAGGAGCAGGACAGAATGTCAGGAACGCGTCGGGAGCCGGAAGCGGTGCGGCGGATCCCGCGGGTGATATTCGCATCGTCACGCCCTATGAGGATGCGGCAGGAGGGAGAACAAAGCCTTTTGCGGGCCGGCGGCACGCCGGAAGCAATGTGGTCGATTTCATCAAAAAGGGCGATCCCTTCGGGCGGGATTCCGACGCCCGTGACGCCGCGGATTCAGCGGAAATTGAACGAGGGCTTGAAGAAGTCCATACGCCCAGAGACGGATATGGTCTGGACGGAGAAATTCATGATTCGCAGGAGTCCGGACTGAACACTGAAAATTACGAGGGCAGAAAGGCCTCTGCCAGTGAAATCGCCCGGGGAGCCGCGGAAATCGGCGAGGGCCTCGGACTGCGGGACGGCGCGGCGGCACTGACGAAATCCGTGGATAAATCTCTCACAAAAAAATACCGTAAGCCGCCGATTGATCTGCTGGACAAGCCTCAGACGCCGGACCGCCGGGGACTGAACGACGATCTGAAGAACAAGGCCCGCCTTCTGGAGGAGACGATGCAGAATTTCAATGTCGACGCCAGAGTGGTGCAGGTCACTCAGGGCCCTGCGATCACCCGGTATGAAATCCAGCCGAACGTCGGCGTCAAGGTTAGCAAAATCGTCAATCTTGCCGATGATATCGCGCTGAATCTCCGGGCGAAGAGCATTCGCATCGAAGCCCCGATTCCGGGAAAGGCGGTCGTCGGAATTGAAGTGGAAAACGATAAGATTAATATGGTGCGGCTCCGTGAAATCATCGATTCCAGAGAATTCCGGAACGCGAAGTCACGGATTGAATTCGCCGTAGGCAAGGATATCGCCGGAAAGCCCATCGTGGCAGATCTGAAAAGTATGCCGCATTTGCTGATTGCCGGCTCTACCGGCTCCGGAAAGAGCGTCTGCATCAACAGCATCATTACCAGTATTCTGTATAAGGCCAATCCTGACGAGGTGAAAATGGTCCTGATTGATCCGAAGGTGGTGGAGCTCGGAAATTACAACGGTATACCACATCTTCTTATTCCGGTTGTCACTGATCCGTCGAAGGCGGCGGCGGCGCTGAGCTGGGCTGTGGTGGAGATGACCAACCGCTATAAGATGTTTGCGGAGTCAAATGTACGGGATCTCGGTTCCTATAACCGGAAAATGAAGGCTGACGGAAATGCGGACATGGTGATGCCTCAGGTGGTGATCATCATCGACGAGCTGGCGGATCTGATGATGGCAGCGCCCAGCCAGGTTGAGGAATCGATCTGCAGGCTGGCGCAGATGGCCAGAGCCGCGGGCATGCACCTGATTGTCGCGACGCAGCGGCCTTCCGTGGATATCATCACCGGAGTGATTAAGGCGAACATTCCCTCCAGAATCGCCTTTGCGGTTTCCTCGCAGGCGGATTCCAGAACGATTCTGGACCGCGGCGGAGCGGAGCATCTTGTCGGAAAGGGCGACATGCTGTTTAATCCGCTGGGCGTGGGCAGCGCCGTGCGCATCCAGGGAACCTTTGTCTCTGACGAAGAGGTACAGAGGGTGATTGATTTTGTTAAAGCACAGTCGGGAGAAGCGGATTATTCCGACGAGGTTATGGATACCATCGAAAACGGGAACACCACGCTCCCTGATAAAAACGACGACGCTGACGAACTGCTGCCGGACGCCATTGAATGTGTGGTCATGCAGGGCCAGGCCTCGGTGTCCATGCTGCAGCGGCGGTACCGGATCGGATATAACCGCGCCGCACGGATCGTCGACGAAATGGAGGCCAGAGGAATCGTCGGACCGCAGGACGGCAGCAGGCCGCGCCAGGTTCTGATGAGTGAGGAGGAGCTGGCGGAGTTAAAGGAGAAGACACAGGGAATAAATCCATGA
- a CDS encoding undecaprenyl-diphosphate phosphatase, protein MGVVQGLAEFLPISSSGHLALLQHFFGVESDRVLMFTVMLHIGTLVSVFVMYWKDIWALIKELFLMIADLVTGKGLRLSERPTRKLGLMILWATVPTTVMGLLFNDFFESLNSKLWAIGIGWLITGCMLYFSEKLGKSVKDIDRMNFRNGFFIGVLQGIAICPGISRSGSTMVGGLITGLKRDFAVRFAFLISIPSILGAAVLEIPAAMKASSAGLEMGPLIAGVVVSAVCGILAIKAMIRVVVDQKLKWFAYYVWALGVFTIVYNAVTA, encoded by the coding sequence TTGGGAGTTGTACAGGGGCTTGCGGAATTTCTGCCGATCAGCAGCAGCGGACATCTGGCTCTGCTGCAGCATTTCTTCGGCGTGGAGAGCGACCGTGTTCTGATGTTCACGGTCATGCTCCATATCGGCACGCTGGTGTCCGTCTTTGTGATGTACTGGAAGGATATCTGGGCTCTGATTAAAGAGCTGTTTCTGATGATCGCGGATCTGGTCACGGGAAAAGGGCTCCGGCTCAGCGAACGTCCCACGCGGAAGCTGGGACTGATGATTCTCTGGGCGACCGTCCCGACGACGGTAATGGGACTGCTGTTCAACGATTTCTTTGAATCGCTGAACAGTAAGCTCTGGGCGATAGGCATCGGCTGGCTGATCACCGGCTGCATGCTCTATTTCTCGGAGAAGCTCGGAAAAAGCGTCAAGGATATCGACAGAATGAATTTCCGCAACGGTTTTTTCATCGGCGTACTGCAGGGAATTGCGATCTGCCCGGGAATTTCCCGTTCCGGCTCTACTATGGTAGGCGGCCTGATCACCGGGCTGAAACGGGATTTTGCGGTCCGGTTTGCGTTCCTGATTTCGATTCCGTCGATTCTGGGAGCGGCGGTTCTGGAGATTCCGGCGGCGATGAAGGCGTCCTCGGCAGGTCTGGAGATGGGACCGCTGATCGCAGGCGTCGTCGTCTCCGCGGTATGCGGCATTCTGGCCATCAAGGCGATGATCCGGGTGGTTGTCGACCAGAAGCTGAAGTGGTTTGCCTACTATGTCTGGGCTCTGGGAGTATTCACGATCGTGTATAACGCAGTAACGGCGTAG
- the rpmF gene encoding 50S ribosomal protein L32, with product MAVPKRKTSKARRDKRKSANMKMTAPGLSICPQCHQPKLPHRVCPNCNYYDGKSILREDEVMAEG from the coding sequence ATGGCAGTTCCAAAGAGGAAAACATCTAAAGCCAGACGTGATAAGAGAAAATCTGCAAACATGAAGATGACTGCTCCTGGGCTTTCGATTTGTCCCCAGTGTCATCAGCCAAAGCTTCCGCATAGAGTTTGCCCCAACTGCAACTACTACGATGGTAAGAGCATTCTTAGAGAAGACGAAGTAATGGCAGAGGGCTGA